The region GATGGCGAACCCGAACCGCGGCGCCTGGCGGCGGGCGATTACCTCATGATTCCGGCCCGGCGGCGCCACCGGGTAGCCTGGACCTCCCCCGACGAAACCACGATCTGGCTGGCGGTGCACATTGGCGGGTAACGGCACCGGGTACGCCCATGCCATTGCGGGCCGTTCCCACTGGGTTTTCGACCTGGACGGCACCCTGACCGTGGCTGTGCACGATTTCGCCGCCATCCGGCAGGAGTTGTCCATCCCCGAAGGGTGCGACATCCTCGGCCACCTGGCCTCCCTGCCGGAACACCGGGCCCGGCCGTTGCACGTCCGCTTGCAGGAGATCGAGCTGGAGCTGGCCCACCTCACGGAGGCCGCCCCGGGGGCGCCGGAACTGCTGGACCGCCTCTACGGCGCCGGCGCTTCCCTGGGGGTGCTGACCCGCAATACCCGCGACAATGCCCTGCGCACCCTGGAGATGATCGGCCTGGGCGGTTATTTTGCGGCAGCCGAGGTGCTGGGGCGGGACGAGGCCCTGCCCAAACCGGACCCGGACGGCATCCACCGCCTCATGGCGCTCTG is a window of Geobacter sp. FeAm09 DNA encoding:
- a CDS encoding HAD family hydrolase; the protein is MAGNGTGYAHAIAGRSHWVFDLDGTLTVAVHDFAAIRQELSIPEGCDILGHLASLPEHRARPLHVRLQEIELELAHLTEAAPGAPELLDRLYGAGASLGVLTRNTRDNALRTLEMIGLGGYFAAAEVLGRDEALPKPDPDGIHRLMALWGAEAAATVMVGDYLYDLEAGRLAGALTVHVDITRRFRWPELADICVGTLEELVVQLGR